A portion of the bacterium (Candidatus Blackallbacteria) CG13_big_fil_rev_8_21_14_2_50_49_14 genome contains these proteins:
- a CDS encoding glycerophosphodiester phosphodiesterase, producing the protein MGTLASASLAHKPQPLVIAHRGACGLFPEHTLAAYREAIQEGADFIEPDVVSTKDGVLVVRHENNLVDTTDVAVKFPKRKRTKTIDGQAVTGWFSEDFTLKELKTLWAKQRFDFRPQQENGKYEIPTLEEVLQLLKNHQLKTGMRIGVYPETKHPSYFKKLGLPLEDRLLGLLKRYGYETASDPVFIQSFEVENLQQLNQKTSIRLIQLVESEGQPADFGLRKDKRTYSDLLSPEGLRFVSSYANGLGPPKQILVKPQGDRLVSTGLLELAHRHGLAVHPWTFRNESQFLAPQFKQDPAAEYAFYYQLGVDGVFSEFPDLARKGLKQEQP; encoded by the coding sequence ATGGGGACTCTGGCTTCCGCTTCTTTGGCGCACAAGCCCCAGCCCTTGGTGATCGCCCACCGTGGGGCCTGTGGCCTGTTTCCAGAGCATACGCTGGCGGCCTACCGTGAAGCGATTCAGGAAGGTGCAGATTTTATCGAACCCGATGTGGTATCAACGAAAGACGGTGTTTTGGTTGTGCGTCATGAAAACAATCTGGTGGATACCACCGATGTCGCCGTCAAATTCCCCAAGCGCAAGCGCACGAAAACCATCGATGGCCAGGCTGTCACGGGCTGGTTCAGTGAAGATTTTACCCTCAAAGAACTGAAAACCCTATGGGCGAAACAACGTTTCGATTTTCGCCCCCAGCAGGAAAATGGCAAATACGAAATTCCGACCCTTGAAGAGGTTTTGCAGTTGCTGAAAAATCACCAGCTGAAAACCGGGATGCGGATTGGGGTTTACCCTGAAACCAAGCATCCCAGTTATTTTAAAAAGCTGGGCCTGCCGCTTGAAGATCGTCTCTTGGGCCTGCTCAAACGTTATGGTTATGAAACAGCTTCTGACCCCGTTTTTATTCAATCCTTTGAAGTTGAAAATCTTCAGCAATTGAATCAAAAGACCTCGATTCGGCTGATTCAATTGGTGGAGTCTGAAGGTCAACCTGCGGATTTTGGCCTGCGCAAAGACAAACGCACTTACAGCGATTTACTCAGCCCCGAAGGTTTGCGATTTGTTTCAAGCTATGCCAATGGCCTGGGCCCTCCCAAACAAATTTTGGTCAAGCCCCAGGGGGATCGTTTGGTCAGTACTGGCTTGCTTGAGCTGGCCCACCGTCATGGGCTGGCTGTTCATCCCTGGACTTTTCGCAATGAGAGCCAGTTTTTAGCGCCCCAGTTCAAACAGGACCCAGCTGCCGAATATGCTTTTTATTATCAATTGGGTGTAGATGGCGTTTTCAGCGAGTTTCCTGACTTGGCACGAAAGGGTCTGAAACAGGAGCAGCCTTAA